In Topomyia yanbarensis strain Yona2022 chromosome 2, ASM3024719v1, whole genome shotgun sequence, one DNA window encodes the following:
- the LOC131683116 gene encoding uncharacterized protein LOC131683116, whose protein sequence is MSLDLKLDEDFLFILNFARNSMHLFQNRPEDRAIIESWFEKLCLEVYRGIDAKRLRNLYLVKLVTCIQSGALLEPFREKPHGVGLDPLPPEIVPSNMDEPPWLAEFDAAAAEMTPGTAKDFSSYVCSRVLENGRGICAYVAVSVADEGEKPKWFEMGSGRPLLLSGFDAEIDKAYEKMIESTVGTAVDEEPAAFIELAEDVIIAIQEEESGLTGPDEHPGLEKFITEFKKHVRGKPMEWELLRYSHKKRRAMLLSFLQKKLQDQVDEIKLYLH, encoded by the coding sequence ATGTCGCTAGATCTGAAATTGGATGAAGACTTTCTGTTCATCCTAAATTTTGCACGCAACAGCATGCACTTGTTCCAGAATCGACCGGAGGATCGTGCCATAATCGAGTCTTGGTTCGAAAAGCTGTGCCTCGAAGTGTATCGAGGAATCGATGCGAAACGGCTCCGTAATCTGTATCTGGTGAAGCTGGTGACATGTATTCAGTCGGGTGCTTTGCTGGAACCGTTTCGGGAGAAACCGCACGGGGTAGGGTTGGATCCCTTACCGCCGGAGATTGTTCCTTCGAACATGGACGAGCCGCCATGGTTGGCTGAATTTGACGCTGCCGCAGCGGAAATGACTCCTGGTACAGCAAAGGATTTTTCCAGCTACGTGTGCTCCAGAGTGCTGGAGAACGGAAGAGGTATCTGTGCGTACGTGGCCGTTTCGGTGGCAGATGAAGGCGAAAAGCCGAAATGGTTCGAGATGGGTTCCGGCAGACCACTTCTGCTTTCGGGCTTTGACGCGGAAATTGATAAGGCCTACGAAAAGATGATTGAGTCCACCGTCGGTACTGCGGTAGACGAAGAACCCGCAGCGTTTATAGAATTAGCCGAGGATGTGATAATAGCCATCCAGGAGGAGGAGAGCGGTCTCACTGGTCCGGACGAGCATCCTGGTTTGGAGAAGTTTATAACGGAGTTCAAAAAGCATGTCCGTGGGAAGCCAATGGAATGGGAACTGCTAAGATACAGCCACAAGAAAAGACGTGCAATGTTGCTGTCATTCCTGCAAAAGAAGTTACAAGATCAGGTTGATGAGATCAAGCTTTATCTTCATTGA